In Halanaeroarchaeum sp. HSR-CO, one DNA window encodes the following:
- a CDS encoding D-2-hydroxyacid dehydrogenase has product MSPDIAVLRQKIHGQDAMDYAAILRERLPTYEIAVATTPREERELLKEVPVAAGYQIDPDVLEEAENLQLFACAFAGTDHLPMDALEDHGVRVTNASGVHGPNMAEWVLGAILSFTRKFHLAWRQKERREWRSYPGREFQGSTVSIVGLGAIGQTIADRLEPFDVETLGIRHSPQKGGPTDEVLSYDEDDVHAAFSRSDYVVLAAPLTDLTEGLVDANAFRTMPADSVLVNVGRGPIVDTDALVDAIQSNGIRGAALDVTDPEPLPENHELWGFDNVLITPHNAGHTPKYFDRLADILTRNLERIEETGSYDELENQVV; this is encoded by the coding sequence ATGAGCCCAGATATCGCCGTCTTGCGGCAGAAGATTCACGGACAGGACGCCATGGACTACGCGGCCATCCTCCGAGAACGGCTGCCGACGTACGAGATCGCCGTTGCCACCACGCCCCGAGAGGAGCGCGAACTCCTGAAGGAGGTACCGGTCGCCGCCGGGTACCAGATCGATCCCGACGTGCTGGAGGAGGCCGAGAACCTGCAACTGTTCGCCTGCGCGTTCGCGGGCACCGACCACCTGCCGATGGACGCACTCGAAGACCACGGCGTGCGCGTGACGAACGCCTCCGGCGTCCACGGCCCGAACATGGCCGAATGGGTACTCGGAGCCATCCTTTCGTTCACGCGGAAGTTCCACCTCGCGTGGCGACAGAAAGAACGCCGGGAATGGCGCTCGTACCCCGGTCGCGAGTTCCAGGGCAGTACAGTCTCCATCGTCGGCCTCGGGGCCATCGGACAGACGATCGCGGATCGCCTGGAGCCCTTCGACGTCGAGACCCTGGGCATCCGTCACTCGCCGCAAAAGGGCGGACCGACCGACGAGGTCTTGAGTTACGACGAGGACGACGTCCATGCCGCCTTCAGCCGAAGCGACTACGTGGTCCTGGCTGCCCCCCTCACCGATCTCACCGAGGGGCTGGTCGATGCGAACGCCTTCCGAACGATGCCCGCTGACTCGGTGCTGGTCAACGTCGGGCGTGGACCCATCGTCGACACGGATGCCCTCGTCGACGCCATCCAGTCGAACGGCATCCGTGGGGCGGCCCTGGACGTGACCGACCCCGAGCCCCTGCCCGAAAACCACGAACTCTGGGGATTCGACAACGTGCTCATCACGCCTCACAACGCGGGCCACACCCCGAAGTACTTCGATCGGCTGGCCGACATCCTGACGCGCAATCTGGAACGGATCGAGGAGACGGGCTCGTACGACGAACTCGAGAACCAGGTCGTCTGA
- a CDS encoding DsrE family protein: protein MTEQSELVVLWTSGDKEVAENMVFMYTLNSAVNDWWEDVRLLVWGASTGLLRDDRDLQYWIDQLHDAGVHVEACKSCAENYGAVEALEDLDIEVYYIGETLTTYFKDDDRYVMTV from the coding sequence ATGACAGAACAATCCGAACTCGTCGTCCTCTGGACGAGCGGCGACAAGGAGGTCGCCGAGAACATGGTGTTCATGTACACGCTCAACTCGGCGGTGAACGACTGGTGGGAGGACGTCAGACTCCTCGTCTGGGGGGCTTCCACCGGGCTGTTGCGCGACGATCGAGACCTGCAGTACTGGATCGACCAGCTTCACGACGCCGGCGTCCACGTCGAGGCGTGCAAGTCATGTGCGGAGAACTACGGCGCTGTCGAGGCGCTCGAGGACCTCGATATCGAGGTCTACTACATCGGTGAGACGCTAACGACGTACTTCAAGGACGACGACCGCTACGTGATGACGGTCTAA
- the asd gene encoding aspartate-semialdehyde dehydrogenase, giving the protein MIRVGILGATGAVGQRFVQLLDGHPAFELAAVTASEDSAGSSYRDAAKWRVSTPIPDDVAEMTVTSTDPDEVPDDVDLLFSSLPSGAAEVVEPEFLEAGYVVSSNSSNARLDDDVPLVIPEINPDHLDLIEVQRDNRGWDGALIKNPNCSTITMVPALAALDQFGLERVHVSTLQAVSGAGYSGVTSMEIIDNAIPHIGGEEEKMETESRKLLGSVGEDGVDWHDASVSASCNRIATIDGHLENVFVETEADPTIDEVAEAFRAAPSQDLPSAPDPLIHVFEDPDRPQPRLDRMVGDGMAIAVGGIQTTDSGIQFNVLSHNTIRGAAGASVLNGELLADRGWL; this is encoded by the coding sequence ATGATTCGCGTAGGCATACTCGGTGCTACCGGTGCAGTCGGCCAGCGATTCGTCCAGCTCCTCGACGGACATCCGGCGTTCGAACTGGCGGCGGTTACCGCCAGCGAAGACAGTGCCGGGTCGTCGTACCGCGACGCGGCGAAGTGGCGGGTCAGCACCCCTATTCCGGACGACGTCGCGGAGATGACCGTGACGTCCACGGACCCCGACGAGGTCCCCGACGACGTCGACCTCCTCTTCTCATCGTTGCCCTCCGGCGCGGCCGAGGTCGTCGAACCCGAGTTCCTCGAAGCCGGCTACGTGGTGTCCTCGAACTCCTCGAACGCGCGCCTCGACGACGACGTTCCCCTCGTCATCCCTGAGATCAATCCGGACCATCTCGACCTCATCGAGGTCCAGCGCGACAACCGCGGCTGGGATGGCGCGCTCATCAAGAACCCGAACTGTTCGACTATCACGATGGTACCGGCACTGGCCGCCCTCGACCAGTTCGGCCTCGAACGTGTCCACGTCTCCACCCTGCAGGCGGTCTCCGGTGCGGGCTACTCCGGCGTGACCTCGATGGAGATCATCGACAACGCCATCCCCCACATCGGTGGCGAGGAGGAGAAGATGGAGACGGAGTCCCGGAAGCTCCTCGGCAGCGTGGGCGAGGACGGCGTGGACTGGCACGACGCGAGCGTCTCGGCGTCGTGTAATCGCATCGCGACCATCGACGGCCACCTGGAGAACGTCTTCGTCGAGACCGAGGCCGACCCGACCATCGACGAGGTGGCCGAAGCGTTTCGGGCGGCACCGTCCCAGGACCTGCCGTCCGCCCCTGACCCGCTCATTCACGTCTTCGAGGATCCCGACCGGCCCCAGCCCCGGCTGGACCGGATGGTCGGCGACGGGATGGCCATCGCCGTCGGCGGCATCCAGACGACCGATTCCGGCATCCAGTTCAACGTCCTCTCACACAACACCATCCGCGGTGCGGCCGGGGCGAGTGTCTTGAACGGCGAACTGCTGGCGGACCGCGGCTGGCTCTGA
- a CDS encoding 30S ribosomal protein S17e, whose product MAIKPDYVKKTGTILMDRYPDAFQADDFEHNKESVTELTNIESKSVRNRIAGYVTRKLN is encoded by the coding sequence ATGGCCATCAAGCCCGACTACGTCAAGAAGACGGGGACCATCCTTATGGACCGATACCCCGACGCGTTCCAGGCGGACGACTTCGAGCACAACAAGGAGAGCGTGACCGAACTCACCAACATCGAATCCAAGTCGGTCCGTAACCGCATCGCCGGCTACGTCACCCGCAAGCTCAACTGA
- a CDS encoding helix-turn-helix domain-containing protein encodes MNVIVELSIPSHEFELGRILTMEGDTNIVLETLVPLGGRSVPFFRVQGARESFESAVSEHRTVSDIQVVSANGEETIYALDWDASDDAFFGGIMATKATILEARGIERNWRFELRFPSHDALSTFQDYCIDHGIAIEVLGLYNPTDPDAGPWYGLTTMQRTALSRAVEAGYYSIPREISTQELAAEFDISDQAMTERLRRAIINLVENTLLLSER; translated from the coding sequence ATGAATGTCATCGTCGAACTCTCCATCCCGTCCCACGAGTTCGAACTGGGACGGATCCTCACGATGGAGGGGGACACGAACATCGTGCTGGAGACCCTGGTCCCACTCGGCGGGCGATCGGTCCCGTTCTTCCGCGTCCAGGGCGCACGCGAGTCCTTCGAGAGCGCTGTTAGCGAGCATCGGACAGTGTCGGACATCCAGGTTGTGAGTGCGAACGGTGAAGAGACGATCTACGCGCTGGACTGGGACGCCTCGGACGACGCCTTCTTCGGGGGGATCATGGCGACCAAGGCCACGATCCTGGAGGCGAGGGGAATCGAACGAAACTGGCGATTCGAACTCAGGTTCCCCTCCCACGACGCGCTCTCGACGTTCCAAGATTACTGCATCGATCATGGAATTGCCATCGAGGTCTTGGGATTGTACAATCCGACCGACCCGGACGCTGGCCCGTGGTATGGACTCACCACCATGCAGCGCACGGCGCTCTCGCGGGCCGTCGAGGCCGGATACTATTCTATTCCGAGAGAGATATCGACGCAGGAACTGGCGGCAGAATTCGACATCTCCGATCAGGCGATGACCGAACGCCTCCGTCGCGCCATCATCAACCTGGTCGAGAACACGCTCCTTCTCTCGGAGCGGTGA
- a CDS encoding DUF447 domain-containing protein has product MTDWPVDFDGIAETVTLTPDPDDRWNVAALGVRAGDPATARTWGETITRQNFERTGTGVVTFVEDPVLFVEAALTERKAEGRDIDGVAAWVEVSVDERERGTSGGTTWVDWALAPIDGEVVRRSVPVTNRGFNAVVEMTVAASRLGVPVYDAETLRTRLAYFEEVVATCGGEREEQALEKLRDVADW; this is encoded by the coding sequence ATGACGGACTGGCCCGTCGACTTCGACGGCATCGCGGAGACGGTGACGCTCACTCCCGACCCCGACGACCGGTGGAACGTCGCGGCACTCGGTGTACGCGCCGGGGACCCGGCGACCGCTCGCACCTGGGGGGAGACGATCACCCGACAGAACTTCGAGCGAACGGGGACTGGCGTCGTCACGTTCGTCGAGGACCCCGTCCTCTTCGTGGAAGCGGCGTTGACCGAGCGGAAGGCCGAGGGACGCGATATCGACGGTGTGGCGGCGTGGGTCGAGGTTTCCGTCGACGAGCGTGAACGGGGTACCTCTGGCGGGACGACCTGGGTCGACTGGGCGCTGGCCCCAATCGATGGGGAAGTCGTCCGTCGCTCAGTGCCGGTGACGAATCGCGGGTTCAATGCCGTCGTCGAGATGACCGTGGCCGCCTCGCGACTCGGCGTGCCGGTCTACGATGCGGAAACTCTCAGAACGCGACTCGCGTACTTCGAGGAGGTCGTGGCGACCTGCGGAGGCGAACGCGAAGAGCAGGCACTCGAGAAACTTCGCGACGTCGCCGACTGGTAG
- a CDS encoding triphosphoribosyl-dephospho-CoA synthase produces MSPRTPAQNAELALLLEVAGTPKPGNVDRHRDFEDLRFEHFLAGAVGARPGLAAAAAGDPVGDAFERAVAGMAEQEGGNTQFGALLLLVPLVAATDGAGPPTRAAVSRVCSETTVADAAAFYRAFDHVDVFVGDPPPDAPELDVRRGSDAVPDVEAREETLEAIMERSAPGDGVAREWVRGFDRTFETADRLLAADGHILDRTADAFLELLSEEPDTLVATQHGDAVARDVSEQAADLLDASRADVEAFADDLVERGVNPGTTADVTAAGLYVALQGGLSV; encoded by the coding sequence GTGAGCCCGCGGACGCCGGCACAGAATGCCGAACTGGCGCTTCTGCTCGAGGTCGCCGGCACGCCGAAGCCGGGGAACGTCGACCGACATCGCGACTTCGAGGACCTCCGGTTCGAGCACTTCCTGGCGGGGGCGGTCGGTGCCAGGCCGGGGCTGGCGGCCGCTGCGGCGGGCGACCCGGTGGGGGACGCATTCGAACGCGCGGTGGCGGGGATGGCCGAACAGGAGGGCGGCAACACCCAGTTCGGCGCCCTCCTCTTGCTCGTGCCGCTCGTCGCGGCGACCGATGGGGCCGGGCCGCCGACCCGCGCGGCCGTCTCCCGGGTGTGCTCGGAAACGACCGTCGCGGACGCCGCAGCCTTCTACCGGGCCTTCGACCACGTGGACGTGTTCGTCGGTGATCCGCCACCCGACGCGCCGGAGCTCGATGTCCGACGGGGGAGTGACGCGGTCCCGGACGTCGAAGCTCGCGAGGAAACGCTCGAAGCGATCATGGAGCGTTCCGCTCCTGGAGACGGGGTGGCACGAGAGTGGGTGCGTGGATTCGACAGGACGTTCGAGACCGCCGACCGTCTGCTGGCGGCCGATGGACATATCCTGGATCGGACTGCGGATGCGTTTCTCGAACTGCTCTCGGAGGAACCGGACACGCTCGTCGCGACGCAACACGGAGACGCTGTCGCCCGTGACGTCTCGGAGCAGGCGGCGGACCTGCTCGACGCGTCGCGCGCAGACGTGGAAGCCTTCGCCGACGACCTTGTCGAGCGTGGCGTGAACCCGGGAACGACCGCCGACGTCACCGCGGCCGGTCTGTACGTGGCTCTCCAGGGGGGTCTGTCCGTATGA
- a CDS encoding tRNA-dihydrouridine synthase — MFEPRLALASLSGESDAQWARAGVPYAGGAFLGGLSLDEPTREAAETMVADRDRDEFLPAAPLEFMREQLDALVDVPIRPGFNVRAVGPGAIRPAARICAERGAILEINAHCRQEEMCAAGAGETLLGHPERLAAQVDAAADEGATVSAKVRAEVPDVDLPALAARLEAAGLDAIHVDAMDSEAVIAEVVDATDAFVIANNGVRDERTTREYLAYGADAVSVGRPSDDPAVLERVSGTVREWFA, encoded by the coding sequence ATGTTCGAGCCCCGTCTCGCGCTGGCGAGCCTGAGCGGCGAATCGGACGCCCAGTGGGCCAGGGCCGGCGTCCCGTACGCCGGTGGGGCGTTCCTCGGCGGGCTGTCGCTCGACGAACCGACGCGCGAGGCCGCAGAGACGATGGTCGCCGACCGGGACCGCGATGAGTTCCTGCCGGCGGCCCCCCTCGAGTTCATGCGCGAGCAACTCGACGCGCTCGTCGACGTACCGATTCGACCGGGATTCAACGTCCGGGCCGTCGGGCCGGGTGCGATTCGGCCTGCCGCCCGGATCTGCGCCGAGCGGGGTGCCATCCTGGAGATCAATGCGCACTGTCGCCAGGAGGAGATGTGTGCGGCTGGTGCCGGTGAGACGCTCCTCGGGCACCCGGAACGACTGGCGGCGCAGGTCGACGCGGCCGCCGACGAAGGGGCGACGGTGAGCGCCAAGGTCCGTGCGGAGGTTCCCGACGTCGACCTCCCCGCTCTCGCCGCTCGGCTCGAGGCGGCCGGTCTCGACGCTATCCACGTCGATGCCATGGACTCCGAGGCCGTCATCGCGGAGGTCGTCGACGCCACAGACGCGTTCGTCATCGCGAACAACGGGGTTCGTGACGAGCGGACGACGCGCGAGTATCTCGCCTACGGCGCGGATGCGGTCAGCGTCGGTCGGCCGAGCGACGACCCCGCCGTGCTCGAACGCGTCAGCGGGACGGTGCGGGAGTGGTTCGCGTGA